A section of the Clostridia bacterium genome encodes:
- a CDS encoding helix-turn-helix domain-containing protein: MLTKAKLNKIIKDAAEKIGYDIDIFNLKGKLVCTSRHGYNPSLIDTNIANRRFDLDKDMVVYDNKTYQRLSAGGKRALFIQLDNCSEEVQNYAYFIKGIIEANLKSANTKLAKKSVFKKIILGQMNPIELYGYLKEYNLKAEIKRCILIIRLVSRNENIGLIKEMLVKAFAQNSNDFIVSISDDMFVLIKTFNDEGASNEEMLEVGEAIVSSILNETFIKSSVGIGRIKDNIKDLSASYQEAQLALNIGTIFSRDKDVFAYEQLTLERLLYGLDLEKCLSFYNEVFGKEKDKLLNEEMYLTIEKFFQNSLNLSETSRQLYIHRNTLVYRLDKIQKITGLDLRNFDDAVTFKLIMMINNYIKYKEDKK, from the coding sequence ATGTTAACAAAGGCAAAATTAAATAAAATTATAAAAGATGCGGCTGAAAAGATCGGGTATGATATTGATATATTTAATTTAAAAGGAAAGTTAGTATGTACTAGCAGGCATGGATACAATCCGAGCCTGATAGATACAAATATTGCAAATAGAAGATTCGATCTAGATAAGGATATGGTTGTATATGACAACAAAACATATCAGAGATTATCAGCAGGTGGAAAAAGAGCTTTATTTATACAGTTAGATAATTGTTCAGAGGAGGTTCAGAATTACGCATACTTTATAAAAGGCATTATAGAAGCCAATCTAAAGTCGGCCAATACCAAGCTTGCTAAGAAAAGCGTGTTTAAAAAGATTATTTTAGGTCAGATGAACCCTATAGAATTATATGGATACTTGAAGGAATATAACTTAAAGGCCGAAATCAAAAGATGTATTTTAATAATAAGACTTGTTTCGCGGAATGAAAATATAGGCCTTATTAAAGAAATGCTGGTGAAGGCCTTTGCACAAAATTCCAACGATTTTATTGTGTCTATTTCCGATGATATGTTTGTACTTATAAAGACATTTAATGATGAGGGTGCCAGCAATGAGGAAATGTTAGAGGTAGGCGAAGCTATCGTAAGCAGCATATTGAATGAAACATTTATAAAATCCAGTGTAGGTATCGGAAGGATAAAAGACAATATAAAAGATTTATCCGCATCATACCAGGAGGCTCAACTTGCATTAAACATAGGAACTATATTCAGCAGAGACAAAGATGTTTTTGCATATGAACAGCTTACGTTAGAGAGACTGTTATATGGTCTTGATTTAGAAAAATGTTTGTCCTTTTACAACGAAGTATTTGGAAAGGAAAAAGATAAGCTTTTAAATGAGGAAATGTATTTGACCATAGAAAAGTTTTTTCAAAATAGTTTAAACCTCAGTGAAACTTCCAGACAGCTTTATATTCATAGAAATACTCTTGTATATAGGTTGGATAAAATTCAAAAGATCACAGGTCTGGATTTGAGAAATTTTGATGATGCTGTGACTTTTAAATTGATAATGATGATAAACAATTATATAAAATATAAAGAAGATAAAAAATAA
- the ugpC gene encoding sn-glycerol-3-phosphate ABC transporter ATP-binding protein UgpC, producing MAGLTLKNIQKVYPGDVKAVDNFNLDIEDKEFIVLVGPSGCGKSTTLRMVAGLEEITEGELYIGDKLVNDVAPKDRDIAMVFQNYALYPHMTVYENMAFGLKLRKTPKAEIDRRVKEAAKILDIEHLLNRKPKALSGGQRQRVALGRAIVREPKVFLMDEPLSNLDAKLRVQMRTEITKLHQRLQTTFIYVTHDQTEAMTMGTRIVVMKDGVIQQVDTPQNLYNVPDNEFVAGFIGSPQMNFADAKLVKEGDVICVQFGKNKIPLPEGKVKKLKDQSYIGKEVTMGIRPEDLHDEEIFLKNSPETIVKASVEVVELMGSETYLYLIINGNNMVARVDPRSTARTGDTIDIALNANKIHLFDKDTEETILNR from the coding sequence ATGGCAGGTCTTACGTTAAAAAACATTCAGAAGGTTTATCCTGGAGACGTTAAAGCTGTAGATAACTTTAATCTTGATATAGAGGATAAGGAATTTATAGTATTGGTTGGGCCTTCTGGATGTGGAAAATCTACAACCTTGAGAATGGTTGCAGGATTGGAAGAGATAACCGAAGGGGAACTATATATAGGAGATAAATTAGTAAACGATGTTGCTCCAAAAGATAGAGATATAGCAATGGTTTTCCAAAACTACGCATTGTATCCACATATGACAGTTTATGAAAATATGGCATTTGGCTTGAAATTGAGAAAGACTCCTAAAGCTGAAATCGACAGAAGAGTTAAAGAAGCAGCAAAAATATTGGATATCGAGCATTTGTTGAATAGAAAGCCAAAGGCTTTGTCAGGTGGTCAAAGACAGAGAGTTGCTTTAGGACGTGCAATAGTGCGTGAACCGAAAGTATTCTTGATGGATGAGCCTCTTTCAAACCTAGATGCAAAATTAAGGGTACAGATGAGAACCGAAATTACAAAACTTCATCAGAGATTGCAGACTACATTTATATACGTTACCCATGACCAGACAGAGGCCATGACAATGGGTACAAGGATTGTAGTAATGAAAGATGGTGTTATACAGCAAGTTGATACACCTCAAAACTTGTATAATGTTCCTGATAATGAATTTGTGGCAGGTTTTATTGGAAGTCCTCAGATGAACTTTGCAGATGCTAAACTGGTTAAAGAAGGCGATGTTATTTGTGTACAATTTGGCAAAAATAAAATTCCTCTTCCAGAAGGCAAAGTCAAGAAATTAAAGGATCAGTCATATATAGGCAAAGAAGTGACAATGGGAATAAGACCTGAAGATTTGCATGATGAGGAAATATTCTTGAAGAATTCACCAGAAACTATCGTTAAGGCTAGTGTGGAAGTAGTTGAGCTGATGGGTTCTGAAACTTATCTGTATCTAATTATTAACGGCAATAATATGGTTGCAAGAGTAGATCCAAGATCAACTGCAAGAACTGGAGATACTATAGATATTGCATTGAATGCAAACAAGATTCACCTTTTTGACAAAGACACAGAAGAAACAATATTAAATAGATAA
- the cysK gene encoding cysteine synthase A produces MARIAKSLTDLIGNTPMLELSNYSKKYGIAAKLICKLEYFNPAGSVKDRVGYAMIKDAEEKGLIDKDTVIIEPTSGNTGIGLAFVAAARNYRLILTMPDTMSLERRRFLKALGAELILTPGVNGMKGAIRKAEELAKQIPNSFIPQQFKNPANPEIHRNTTAQEIWEDTGGRIDIFVAGVGTGGTISGVGKALKQKNSDIKIVAIEPSDSPVLSGGEPGLHQIQGIGAGFIPNVFDENVVDEVFKVENDQAFETMRQLAKLEGLLVGISSGAAVFAAEQIARRPHNQGKWIVVFLPDTGERYLSTPAFDLK; encoded by the coding sequence ATGGCAAGAATAGCAAAGAGTTTGACTGACTTAATTGGTAATACACCTATGCTTGAGCTATCAAACTATAGCAAGAAATACGGTATTGCGGCAAAATTAATTTGTAAGCTTGAATATTTTAATCCTGCTGGAAGTGTAAAGGATAGAGTTGGCTATGCAATGATAAAGGATGCTGAAGAGAAAGGACTTATAGATAAGGATACTGTTATCATTGAACCTACTAGTGGTAATACGGGTATTGGATTAGCTTTTGTAGCAGCGGCTAGAAATTACAGATTAATTCTCACTATGCCTGATACCATGAGTTTAGAACGAAGGAGATTTTTAAAGGCATTAGGGGCAGAGCTGATTTTAACTCCAGGTGTTAATGGAATGAAAGGGGCTATTCGAAAGGCAGAAGAATTGGCAAAACAGATTCCCAATTCATTTATTCCTCAACAATTTAAAAATCCTGCAAATCCTGAAATTCATCGCAATACAACGGCACAAGAAATATGGGAAGATACTGGAGGTAGGATAGATATATTTGTTGCAGGTGTAGGTACGGGAGGGACAATTTCTGGTGTAGGTAAGGCACTCAAACAAAAAAATTCTGATATAAAGATAGTAGCTATTGAGCCGTCAGATTCACCTGTTTTATCAGGAGGAGAACCTGGCTTGCATCAAATTCAAGGTATAGGTGCTGGCTTTATACCTAACGTATTTGATGAAAATGTGGTAGATGAAGTTTTTAAAGTAGAGAATGATCAAGCTTTTGAGACTATGAGACAACTTGCAAAATTAGAAGGTTTGCTAGTTGGTATTTCATCAGGTGCAGCTGTGTTTGCAGCCGAACAGATTGCGAGAAGACCGCACAACCAAGGAAAATGGATTGTTGTATTTCTTCCCGATACTGGAGAAAGATATTTGTCTACCCCTGCATTTGATTTAAAATAA
- a CDS encoding GntP family permease: MLTGPLLLVVLVLSIAFIIIMTSKVKMNPFLVLLLAAFIVGFLAKMPALDIIKTITGGFGGILTSIGIVIIAGTIIGTILEKSKGTLTLANTVLRIVGKAKAALSMSITGAIVSIPVFCDSGFVILSSLNKSLAKKSKISMATMAVALSTGLYATHTLVPPTPGPIAAAGTIGADLGTVIGIGIITSIPAIIVGYFWATRFCNRYWVEPDIEIDVEDEQQNLPGTFDAFAPILIPIILIALKSIAEFPSAVFGTGNFKTFLSFIGDPTVALLIGIFISFRLLPSWKAEYLNGWVGEGMKNAASIIMITGAGGAFGAILKATPIADYLGESLSTLNLGIFLPFIIAAALKTAQGSSTVALITTSAIVAPLLPALGLDSSIAKALVVMATGAGAMTFSHANDSYYWVVSQFSNLDTTTAYKTHSMATLLQGVVTIIFVAILAAIFV; the protein is encoded by the coding sequence ATGTTAACAGGACCATTGCTTTTGGTAGTTCTTGTACTTTCTATTGCCTTTATAATCATTATGACTTCTAAAGTTAAAATGAATCCTTTTTTAGTTTTATTATTGGCTGCGTTTATAGTTGGGTTTTTAGCAAAGATGCCGGCATTGGATATTATTAAAACTATTACAGGAGGATTTGGAGGAATATTGACCTCTATTGGTATAGTTATAATAGCCGGAACGATAATCGGAACTATACTTGAAAAATCAAAAGGAACACTGACTCTTGCCAACACAGTATTGAGAATAGTGGGCAAAGCTAAGGCTGCACTTTCTATGTCTATAACAGGTGCTATCGTTTCTATACCTGTTTTTTGTGACAGCGGATTTGTCATCTTGTCATCTTTGAACAAATCGTTGGCCAAGAAATCTAAGATTTCTATGGCAACGATGGCGGTTGCACTATCAACAGGATTATATGCCACTCATACATTAGTACCACCTACCCCTGGACCTATAGCAGCTGCGGGTACGATAGGTGCCGATTTAGGGACAGTGATAGGTATTGGAATTATTACATCTATACCTGCAATAATAGTAGGATATTTTTGGGCAACAAGATTTTGTAATCGTTACTGGGTAGAGCCGGATATTGAGATAGATGTTGAGGATGAACAACAAAACCTTCCAGGCACATTTGACGCATTTGCTCCTATTTTAATTCCCATAATATTAATAGCATTAAAATCTATTGCAGAATTTCCAAGTGCTGTATTTGGGACAGGAAATTTTAAGACTTTTTTGAGTTTTATAGGTGATCCAACTGTTGCACTTCTGATAGGTATATTTATTTCGTTTAGATTGCTACCTTCCTGGAAAGCAGAATATCTCAACGGTTGGGTAGGAGAAGGTATGAAAAATGCAGCATCTATAATAATGATAACTGGTGCCGGAGGTGCTTTCGGAGCAATCTTAAAAGCTACACCTATAGCTGATTATTTAGGGGAATCTTTATCCACTCTTAACTTAGGAATATTCCTTCCATTTATAATAGCAGCTGCATTAAAAACTGCGCAAGGATCCTCTACTGTTGCTTTGATCACTACATCTGCTATAGTTGCACCGCTTTTGCCTGCATTAGGGCTGGACAGCTCTATAGCAAAGGCATTAGTGGTAATGGCTACAGGGGCAGGAGCTATGACATTTTCACATGCCAATGATAGCTATTATTGGGTTGTAAGCCAGTTTTCTAATTTAGATACTACCACTGCTTATAAGACACATTCTATGGCAACTTTATTGCAAGGGGTTGTAACTATCATTTTTGTAGCTATTTTAGCAGCGATATTTGTATAA